A genome region from Hydrogenoanaerobacterium saccharovorans includes the following:
- a CDS encoding DUF3784 domain-containing protein → MDSTWDLLLALAFLALGIAFRMGKCADWVLGKDETVRAKYNEETSMRFFSVLMFILSACNWVSVIGNNIGSTAMVMVGIALNLIVLIIGMVYFLKSKKFRK, encoded by the coding sequence ATGGATAGTACATGGGATTTGCTGCTTGCTCTTGCATTTCTGGCATTGGGTATTGCATTTCGCATGGGTAAGTGCGCAGACTGGGTTCTTGGCAAGGATGAAACCGTGCGAGCAAAGTACAATGAAGAAACCTCAATGCGCTTTTTTTCGGTTCTGATGTTTATACTTTCTGCCTGCAACTGGGTTTCTGTAATAGGCAATAACATTGGCAGTACAGCTATGGTTATGGTGGGCATAGCACTCAACCTGATTGTACTTATTATTGGTATGGTTTATTTTTTAAAAAGCAAAAAGTTTAGGAAGTAA